In the genome of Shewanella denitrificans OS217, the window TTTTTTGCTTATTCTTTTTCCAAGTTACTTTCACAAAGTTTGCAAGTTCAGGAAGCACTCTTTGTACCACAGTTTTTTGGCGACTACTTTTCCAATTATAATTTTTATTGTTAAGTAAGTTATTCGTCGATTTAAATCTTTTAACTACTTGTTCATACATATCTCAATCCTCTTTAAATTAGATGTTATTGCGACTATCTCATTATCAACTCTTTGCCATGCTGGCGCATTAACCCCCACCAACCGCCAAGGCTGCCTCCCCTAACTCGGTGGCATGTTGCTCAAGCTTGGGGTCGTCATTGACCGCGACACCATTCACCATAGTATTTGGCTTTACCATATCCAGCGCTTGTTGTACTACATGACCCAATTCGTGAGGCAGGTGCTGTTCTTGCCCCGGAGCTAAGTAAATATCTTCCCCTTGAGCGTAAGCATGGGCCTGCACTTGGGCGGGTTTACGCGAGTTATAGTGCACTCGTACCCGTTGCAGATTCAGCCCTGAGATTTTTTCCATCCCCCGGCGCAGGCAAACGGGCAAGGGCTTGATCATCAGTTTAGTACAAGGCAGGGCAAAGCGGTTTATGGCCCGCAGAGCTATCCCTGCTTGGCATCTTGCTGGCTGTGCCTTACCTTTGCCCCCTTGGAGGGCTGTCCGGTTATGTTCCGTGCTTAGCCTATGTAGGCTTGCCCGCTTCAAATCCTGTTGAGTTTTCATTTGCGCTGCCTTTTAGCTTCTGCTTTTGCTTCTGCTTCTGCTTTTGCTTTTGCTTTTGCTTTCTACTTTTAGTTTCTACTTTTCGCTTCTAGTAAGTTAACTGTATGCCCGCCCCCCTGTTCTGACTTGGTATAAATTACCGTCCTATTGGTAAAAGTTGGCTTGTAGAGGTTATTTTTTGAACTTTTTATTTTTTTGATCTCATGATTTTTGGAATTTTTAGGATTTCTTGATTTTGGGAATTGGATTGGCATTGGGGGGGGTGAGCAAATACACCAAATGAAGGAACATTGGCGGAGGTCGATAAAGGGAAGTAAAGTGAGCAAACAATACGCCCCTTCACCTATGGTCAGCAATTAAGCGAGTCATAAATAACATGAAGGGGCGACAAATAACCTTATTATTGGTCCGTTGCCACCACGGCTCGTAACGCTTCTTGCTCAGCCTCATATACGGCTTGAGCGACATTGCTGGTGCCAAAAATCTGCTGAGCCACAGATTCATCTGTGTACTCTACAGCCCTAGTGGCGGCTTGCTCTTGATTAACGACGCGTTGTTGTGCGCTAGCTTGTTGGTTTTCCTGACTCATGATGGTGCTCCTTAATGGAAGTTTCAATGTTAACGCCAGAGATGGCGAGTCCTCTTTCTAGGTCACGATATGCGGCCTAAAGTGAGTTGGTTTAGGCTAAAGGTTGAAAGTTACCCTCAACCCATACATCGTTATTGGCAAACAGATTAATCAGTTCATGGGGGCGTGAATTCGCTAATTCACTGAAGGATGCCTCCCAAATGTTGCGTTTCGAACGCACTTTGATCACCTTGTGCAAATCCCGCTGCCACTTAATGGACAGGAAAATACATTTTTCAGTGTCGGTTTCACCATAGAGACGGTCTTGATTACAAAGGAATACCAAACGCCGTTTACCGGTTTGTTGCAGCTCCGACTCAAGGACAAGGTAACTTAAACAACAACGAAACCAACTGGGTAATAGAATGTCCAATTCTGGATTTTCAACAGTATTGTTGGCTTGTTCCCTTAATTTAAGAACCGTATTCGCCATCAATGGCAAACTATTAGCTACGTTAGTATCTTCGCTAGCACCTATGTTAGTACCTATGTTAGTACCTTTGTTAGTACCTTTGTTAGTACCTTCGTTATTAGCTAGGTTACTCCCTGTGCCATTAGCTATGCTCTGCCAGGTTGCAAACGCATCAAGCGCTAGACTTCGATACGCGATTGTGGCTATGTCTTCTGGCATTAATGGCTGTGCTAATGCCGCTTTGTGCGTGATAAAATCATTATGGTACTGTTTTAGCGTCATTAATCGGGCCAGTACCAAGTCGCTGCGGTTTAATCCCAGCGTGACTATCGTTACCGCTCCCCGTGAAGACTGTCGTTGACTTGCCTCACTTTTTAGCCAAAAGGTAAAGGCCTGCTCTACGCCGCTATCTGTCAGTAACGCACCGGCCTCATCCACTTGGTTGGGAATTGCACTGGGGGTTTTCCATAGCAATGCTTCGACGTCTTGCTCAGTCAGTTTTTGAGTATCAGCGTAAAATGCACAGGCTTGATCAAAGGGGTAAGCATGACCATTGCAAAGGTTAAATCGAATGAAGTCTCTGGGGTTTTCCTGATATGGATTCACCAACAAGGCGTTTTCTGTACTGAGTGCCACATGTGGGAAGCGCTCGCCTGCGATTGGGAATCTGCCCGCTTTATGAGTCACATCACAGCCTGAACAGACATACACTAAGTTTTCCTGCTGATAAGCCTCTGAGAAATAAGGAGAGCATTCTGAATTTGGCTTGGTGTGTTCAACGCCTTCTAAATCGAGCTGTTGCACAGGGCGATAATGACTAATGTGACCACTGGCGGTTGGCATTAGAAAGCTTTCACAGAAACAGCAACAGCCTTGACTCATCTGTTTAAAATGATTTTTAAGCGTCTCATTGGCGTACAGCGCAGGGTCGAAAGCGGCATAGGTAAATCCCACCACTAAGTTATCATTGTCAGTGACTGTAGATTCTTCTTTGCGCTGAGTGATGAGTACCAAGTTATCGACAAGATCTGCTGCATAGCCTTCTCGACTCAGCTGTGCGCGGTCTTTTTTTGTCAGGGTATGATACTTAGGGGCTGTGCTTAGGCGCTCAAGCAATTCATTCATCTGCCTAAGTGCGGCGCCCTGTTTTACCGCGGTGTCAGCACTAATCTCTGTTTTGGTAAACGCAAGTTGTATCATTGCTACTTTTCCTCATCTGCAGGCTTTAATGAAGAGCTGGCGGCCTGTGCTGATTCACTGGATGGCGTTTCAGTCTGCTCTTCAGCCTGCGGAGTCGTCATCTGCCCATGCTGACTTTGTTCTTGATCTGCTTTTGGGGCGACCACGGGTACCGATGAATGAGAAACTTGAGCCATAATATGTTGTTGATAGGCCTGCTGTTGCGCTAGGAGTTCCTGCTGCATATTTTCCGCGACGCTATTTATCTCCTCTTGCTTTGCCATGGCTTGCTGTTGCTGAGTGTCATGGGTCGCTAACACCTGCTTTTGGTAATCCTTAGTGTCTTTATCCAATTCATTCAAGAGATGCTGATTAAATTCATCCATAGCGGTTGAAGTGGAGGAGGTGTCCTGCGTTTCTGATGTTGCGCTAAGTGGAGAGGGCACCTCAGGATCGTAAGCTTGCTTTAGCGCAGGATGTGCTTGCATTAGTCGCTGTCTAGCAAGATCAATATGCTGAGATGAAAGCTTAAGAGAATCGTTAATGGTTTGCATGGCGCCCGCTATCACGTCATCAACATTCACCATCATAGCGTGAGTGTCCACAGGCATTGTCATCTCAGCCAAGTTTTTCATCGCCTGTTTGCGATCATAAACTAGCTGGGATCCCACTTTGGCCTGCGAGTCTTTTCCTTGTTGGCCAATGTAATTAGCCAAATGCACCGTCGATTGTTCATTTGAATCGATTGGATCCATAACCTATTCCTTTTCTATCCCAACGAGCTAGGCGCTGGGAACGTCACTGTGTAGGCTTAGACAACCGATATGGTTGACATTCAGCATTATGGTTCGCATTGGAAGCGAATAAGTATAATGACGACAAGCTCCTGCTTGGTTGACATAGTTATCTGTGCTCAGTTGCTCACTGAGCAGCTGTTGCAACTGTTTAAGATACGTTGTCACCTCTTCGTTAATGCGATCAGCATTAGTCAAATTGATATTCCTAGCGACACAGAGCAACCCAGATGTTAAACAGCTAAAACCAAGGTTACTGCCCGACTTAAACCACTGGACTATGGCTTGTTGTAAATTCGCCGGATCGAGCTCATAAGCCACCAAAGGACAGTCTAGATTGCTTAAAACGACATTGACTAATTGCTTTGTAAGGGCATTGATTTGGACCAAGTCTCCTTGGGTATGTTTATGTAAGTGAAGGTATAAACAGTAGTACCGTGCGAGTTCGGCCAATGTCTGCGCTCGCGTTAGCCCCCAGTTAATTGCATCAACCCTTACATGAGATTTTTGCTTAAGTGTCTTTTCAGCATAAATCAGTGATTGGTAGCACTCAATCGTATCCTGAAGACCGGTCCACCAGCCCACAGGGACAGTTATTGCGTTATCCTGCAAAAATTGCCCCACTAAGCCGAGCTCATCATTGGTGATCAAATGATAACGCATGGCAATTTCAGCAAGAGTCGCCGCCGATGTCTGAGCTGACGTTTCATCGGCTAACAGCATCAAGATATCCTCAATGTTCATTTCCATGAGCTTTTTTATCTCTACGGTCAAATTCGAACCTTGCAGCGCTATGATCGAGGTACCCGATAAGCCAATACCTAATTGCTCAACCAACTCGTCTTCAGATGAAAAGGATAATATATTACTTTTATTAGCTAAATTCGCTTTAACCCAAGAGGTTGCATTCGGGATCATAGTCAGTAACAGCTGGTTTTTACCTGTTAATTGCTCGACAGATTGCATGTCGCTTTGCTCTATGTGAATCGTCATATCTTGCTCCTGTTATCTCCTAATCACTTATCTGTGAGCCCGCTTACAAACCTTTAGAAAAATCTTCAAGCACCTTGCTCGCTCCAGAACCGACACTGGTAAAGTTGGTGGTACTTTGTATTACTAGCGTGTTCACTTCTTTTAGAATTTCTGCATATGGCTCTGTCAGACCCGTTGCCAACATTTGCGACAAGGCAACCCCCATGGCAGTCGTTGCCATAGTATTAATATTTCTTAAGTTATCCGTCGCATCCTGTACAGCAATGGCTGAGGATTGCGAGATTGACTGGAATGCTTTACCTGTTCCAGACGCCTTAATTACATTGCCACTCAGTGTCGCCTCTTGCACTTTATTTACCGTTGCTACGATCTGAGTATTCACATCTTGTTCACTGCCCATTGTGCGTCCCCCTTCTTAGTTGTTAATGTCATCCCATTGAGCATTAGCTTTTTCATTGCCAAGCTATTGCAAAGGGCGTTATACAATCTTATTAAGTTGGCCTTGTAACGATTTTGAAACCGTGTCCAATAGTGGTTTGTCACTCTCAGCTATGGTTGTTTTCATTTCAGCTAACGCTGTATTAAATGCTTCTAAAAGAGAGGTCTGAGTGATCAATTTATTGGACTTTCTCAGCTCAACAAGTGTCTTAAAGGTTAATTCATTCTTGATTTTATCTTCAGCAAGTTGAAGTTTTTGTAATTCGAACTCCAGTGCTTGTTTTGACTTAGAACCTGGATGTAGCACGGTTTGCGTACGTAACATTTTTGCACAACTGGCGTTCAGCGCTGCACCTGCCGAGGTTTGCGAATTTTGTTGCGCCGTGATGGCATTGAACATAGACATGCCAATGGTTTCTGTTCCGGCGACATCCAGCATTCCCATCGACTGTGCAGGTGCGCCGCCTGTGAGTAGCATTTGGATCTGACTGACCGAATCGGTCACTTGATCGTTCACTGAGCTCATATTTTTTCCTTAGCTTTGCTTCAATCCATTCACTATGCCTGCGGCTGTTGCACTCAGCATCATTACACAACACTGGTTTACACATGCATTTTGAATAGACTGTGAATGTGACTCATTATTAACGGCATTTTCCATTAATAAACCTATCGTATTGGCCATTACAACATCGGTTACCGCCATTGAGAATGATGCGGCAGCAGCTGTGCTCTGCTCATATCCTGGGTTAACCTGAGTTGCCATTACGACTCCTTTTACTCACCATTTTACCGTGACGCTTTTAAGAAATTGGCGATATTGACACGCTTTCTCAGCCAATATCGCCAAAGCAATTTATCTATCGATAAATTCTTGCTGTACCGACGGCGTCCGCTGCAACATCAATGGAAAACATAGTATTAACACCCTGCACAAGCGCCGCCTGTGCAGTAATACCATTGTTTTGCTGGCCTGTTGTTGCATTGTGAGCCGCATTCGATAGCGCCTGACTGGTCGCGAGCATAAAGTTACCCGTAGCCACTGCTGGCGCATCACCGAGCACCTTAGTATTAACTTGAGATACTGAATCAGTAATTTGACTGTTTACTGCTGTTGGAAATGCCATAGTTTATTCCTTTCAACTAGTTATTGGAGCGATCTTAATGACCGCAAGTGTGTCCGTCTGTCGCGCTGTAACATCTATGCTTTCAAGGTTTAATCAAACCTATTAAGCATATATCTTACTCGTCGCAACAGCCGTGGACGCGGTATCGACCGAGTAAAGTAAGCTTACTCCTGCCGTTGTCACAGCTTGCGCTGTAATATTTGCTTGTTGTTGCGCCGACGTTGCATTGTGGGCCGCATTGGCGAGTGCTTGTGACGTCGCTTGAAACAAATTCCCCATGGCAATAGCGGGCGCCATTCCTAACACTTCTACATTGACTTGAGTAACTGAATCAGTAATTTGACTATTGACTGCTGTCGGAAATGCCATAAATATGCCTCCTTATATTTTCCATTAGCCTTTTAGGCTATTTAAAATATCTGTCGTTCCCACTGCGGTTGATGCGGTATCAATGGAGTACAAGGTGGTCACTCCCATGGTCGTTGCGGCCTGAGCGGTAATTGCTGATTGCTGCTGAGCCATGGTTGCATTGTGCGCCGCATTGGCTAGCGCTTGCGAAGTCGCTTGAAATAAATTCCCCATCGACATCGCGGGTGCATCGCCCAGTACTTTGACATTGGCTTGAGTGACTGAGTCGGTAATTTGATCGTTTACTGCTGTTGGAAATGCCATATTTTTCTATCCTTTTATGAGTGGGTATTAATCGTGAATATTGCTAAGTGTGATTTAACCTAGACCTTTTACTTTTGTAGGGGATGGCGTCAAAATCGATTTAGTTCCCATTGCAGTGCTCGCCGTATCGATTGAATACAAGGTTGTCACACCCATGGTTGTCGCAGCCTGAGCGGTAATTGCAGATTGCTGCTGTGCTAGGGTTGCATTATGTGCTGCATTACTCAGTGCTTGTGATGTGGCTTGGAATAAATTGCCCATCGACATAGCAGGCGCATCGCCCAATACTTTAACGTTAGCTTGAGTGACCGAGTCGGTGATCTGGTCATTGACCGCTGTTGGAAATGCCATAGTTATTGCCTCATAGTGTTTAGTCGTTTAATTCATCGGATTTTGTTACTACTGCGTTATTTGAAATAATCTCTCTCAGTAATCTCAAACAATGTAGATATCATAATTAATAAAAAATAAATTTAATTGGTAGTAAAACGTTGTTGATTGGCAACTGCTAGGCCCTCGTTGGTATAAATCATTTTTTATAAGCTAATGTTGAATATATAACTGCAGTAATGGATGTGCTAAGTCATTAACCAACGCCAACAGTTCTGGGCTAGATTCTGATTGACTAAATTGATCTCGGTAAACACCAGGGCTAACGCCAACCGTGGTTTTGAATTTACGCACAAAAAAACTCAAATCCGAAAAACCGACATCATCACAGACTTGTGTTACCTGCCTATGGGGGGTTTGGGAGAATATTTCCATCGCTTTTACAATTCTTAGCCGTAGTAAGACCTGTTTAAATGACATCCCTAAATAATGCTTAAACAGATAAGATAAATGAGAAGGGCTAATGCATGCATGCTTTGCCAACTCCTCCATGGTGAGATGAGCTTTGAAGTTTTTATACAAATAAGTAATGGCTTTATTCAACCCAGGATGATTCTTAGCATGGTGGACTATATTATCGCTTTCAGTTGACCCCACCTGATCTTGTTGATGGTTAACAGTCAACACAGGGGCAGAAAATCCGACAGCTTGATTATCAATTTTCAAGTAAGGTTTAGTAAATATCTGCCGTTTTATTGGGTCTATACACAGCTCGCTTAACGCTTGTGTTTGCCTCATTAATGGAAAACTATTGAGTAATATTTGTCGATTGATAATCGATGATTCAGCCTGCACCGCTAATTTATCAAGACACCTTTTCAATTGCTTAACGTTTTCAGGCCAAGAATAATGCTTCAATGTATCCCAAGCACAAGCTTGAAATGAGAGTTTTCCTATATTGTGATCACTCAATTGATACGCTTGTACGAGCGCTTCAATGTCTTGTTCCCGATTAGAGAGTGTAGGTAGTTCAATATTCAGGCAGTGGTAATGCAACCAATGTAGGAAATGTTCTTTTATTAATCCAGCTTCATTTTCTATAAGTTCAACCTCGATCATAGGCGCAGTCGAACTGCTGACGATGAGGCGAACATCTGGCTTTGAAACATCATTGCGAAGCCAAAAGCTTTTTAAGGATCCAGTAGCCTCTTCAACCAAGTCATCAACATTTTTAATGTATAGGCTACCTCCTTGGGCTGCGGATATGCCCTTTTCTATCTGAGCTATTAGCTGTTGCTTGTTGCTATTTTTACAGCTGATGCTGATAAAGGGTGCCCCAGTTCTAACACTGCAATCATGTAACATGCGTGCAGCAATTTCCTTCCCCGTACCTCTCTCTCCTATGATGAGTACAGGAAGCTCGCTTTTCGCCATGGCACCTAATCTCTGTTTCGTTATCAGTATAAATGCACTCTCCCCTATCCATGATGTTAGCTGCTGATTATTTATGGCCGCTTTCAGTTTTATATCGTTCATCTTTTTCCCCTCTATGTCGTCAATTCCATGTGAGGTAATGCGAAATTACTGCATTGAGTGGCTAAACAAACCAACCGCATCGCCTCTGTGGAACAAATTAACGAATAAGAGATCTCGAAAAAGGATCACATTCGGATCACTTGCTATGCATTCAATCGATTATGTTGTTCTGAATAAACAGAAGCAGTGTCACTGTCATTCATTTGTGCTTTTACAATCTCCCAAATTAATATGTGACGAAAAATGTAGCACTCAGAGCGTGGATAAAGAAATCCGATCCGAACCAATCTGTGCAATAAACATATGCAGGGCTCCGATAATTGGGAATTGAATAACTCAAGGGTGTCGATACTAACGCAAGGACCACAAGCGGCTAAAAACTGTAAAAGTCGGCATTCAATGCCTGTAAGCTGTGTTAACATCCCTTGAACACTGTTAACCATCTCTTCTGGAAAATCTTGATCCGGTCGTTTAGACTTAATCAGTGCCTTTAGTATTAAGGGGTTACCTCTTGCCCGCTGAACGACTATTTTTTTATACGCCGCAAGCTTCATGGGCTGACACGGATTCATTTCCACCTCATTATTGACCAAAGCATTCATAGCAATAGCCTGTAAAGGTTTAAGTTGTATTTGGTTTGAACTTTGAAGCCAATCAGGTAGATACAAGAGCCGATGAACATCGGTAAGAGAAAAAATAATCAATATGGGTTGCGTTATCATGTTTTGAGTAAATATTTTAATAACTCTGAGCTGCCCCTCATTTAAAATGTGTAAACTATCAATGGCTAATACCGATACTTTTCGTTGTTTAAAGTTTTGAATTAACCCCATCACAGAAAGTACTTCGACTTCATGTAATCGATTTTCGCTCAAATTATTTATGGCTTGTAACTCAGATTTATGGAGAACCAATCCAGATAAACGAAGTAAATAAAAATAAACTAAGGGGGAAGTCGAAATCATCTTAATTCTAAAGCGCAACTGTTCATCATCAAATATTTCAGAAATATCTAACAGTGTACAAATAAACCTGCGAAGAAATGTGCCTTGGTCAAGACTACATAAATATAAAGCGCGCCAATTAGTTTGATCTAATCTAGACAAGAAATGGCGTACTAAGGATGTTTTACCTAAACCTTGCATGCCATAGACACACGCCGTTTTCAGACCCGTTTTTGATGACAGTTGAAGTTTTTGCAGCAGGGATAACTCCCAATCTCTCCCAATACAAGGTATTAACTGTGTCGGCCGTTCTCTCACATAATCCCACAATGATA includes:
- a CDS encoding RebB family R body protein, whose product is MAFPTAVNDQITDSVTQANVKVLGDAPAMSMGNLFQATSQALANAAHNATMAQQQSAITAQAATTMGVTTLYSIDTASTAVGTTDILNSLKG
- a CDS encoding RebB family R body protein; its protein translation is MAFPTAVNDQITDSVTQANVKVLGDAPAMSMGNLFQATSQALSNAAHNATLAQQQSAITAQAATTMGVTTLYSIDTASTAMGTKSILTPSPTKVKGLG
- a CDS encoding RebB family R body protein; protein product: MAFPTAVNSQITDSVSQVNTKVLGDAPAVATGNFMLATSQALSNAAHNATTGQQNNGITAQAALVQGVNTMFSIDVAADAVGTARIYR
- a CDS encoding eCIS core domain-containing protein; amino-acid sequence: MKTQQDLKRASLHRLSTEHNRTALQGGKGKAQPARCQAGIALRAINRFALPCTKLMIKPLPVCLRRGMEKISGLNLQRVRVHYNSRKPAQVQAHAYAQGEDIYLAPGQEQHLPHELGHVVQQALDMVKPNTMVNGVAVNDDPKLEQHATELGEAALAVGGG
- a CDS encoding RebB family R body protein, whose translation is MAFPTAVNSQITDSVTQVNVEVLGMAPAIAMGNLFQATSQALANAAHNATSAQQQANITAQAVTTAGVSLLYSVDTASTAVATSKIYA
- a CDS encoding RebB family R body protein, whose protein sequence is MSSVNDQVTDSVSQIQMLLTGGAPAQSMGMLDVAGTETIGMSMFNAITAQQNSQTSAGAALNASCAKMLRTQTVLHPGSKSKQALEFELQKLQLAEDKIKNELTFKTLVELRKSNKLITQTSLLEAFNTALAEMKTTIAESDKPLLDTVSKSLQGQLNKIV
- a CDS encoding helix-turn-helix domain-containing protein, whose protein sequence is MNDIKLKAAINNQQLTSWIGESAFILITKQRLGAMAKSELPVLIIGERGTGKEIAARMLHDCSVRTGAPFISISCKNSNKQQLIAQIEKGISAAQGGSLYIKNVDDLVEEATGSLKSFWLRNDVSKPDVRLIVSSSTAPMIEVELIENEAGLIKEHFLHWLHYHCLNIELPTLSNREQDIEALVQAYQLSDHNIGKLSFQACAWDTLKHYSWPENVKQLKRCLDKLAVQAESSIINRQILLNSFPLMRQTQALSELCIDPIKRQIFTKPYLKIDNQAVGFSAPVLTVNHQQDQVGSTESDNIVHHAKNHPGLNKAITYLYKNFKAHLTMEELAKHACISPSHLSYLFKHYLGMSFKQVLLRLRIVKAMEIFSQTPHRQVTQVCDDVGFSDLSFFVRKFKTTVGVSPGVYRDQFSQSESSPELLALVNDLAHPLLQLYIQH
- a CDS encoding RebB family R body protein; amino-acid sequence: MATQVNPGYEQSTAAAASFSMAVTDVVMANTIGLLMENAVNNESHSQSIQNACVNQCCVMMLSATAAGIVNGLKQS
- a CDS encoding AAA family ATPase, whose amino-acid sequence is MSISIGSIKRAEAGKNILYRTLVQLSEFFHISIEDLIGDIPVSLWDYVRERPTQLIPCIGRDWELSLLQKLQLSSKTGLKTACVYGMQGLGKTSLVRHFLSRLDQTNWRALYLCSLDQGTFLRRFICTLLDISEIFDDEQLRFRIKMISTSPLVYFYLLRLSGLVLHKSELQAINNLSENRLHEVEVLSVMGLIQNFKQRKVSVLAIDSLHILNEGQLRVIKIFTQNMITQPILIIFSLTDVHRLLYLPDWLQSSNQIQLKPLQAIAMNALVNNEVEMNPCQPMKLAAYKKIVVQRARGNPLILKALIKSKRPDQDFPEEMVNSVQGMLTQLTGIECRLLQFLAACGPCVSIDTLELFNSQLSEPCICLLHRLVRIGFLYPRSECYIFRHILIWEIVKAQMNDSDTASVYSEQHNRLNA